The following coding sequences lie in one Desulfonatronum thiodismutans genomic window:
- a CDS encoding ferrous iron transporter B codes for MTTCEHCDTCHSDAAKGPIPHYVFLGTMKVGKSTLYDRLTASDCAEVAIPGIAVSIPRGRLKGRDGVALDTPGIHSLFSTNEDERASRDILLSREIPGEDLRIVLVADAKNLRRTIAIALQFAEYGLPMLLVVNMVDEAASRGIEIDYAKLSEKLGVRVMTTIAREGIGVRELARALDDVRPAKPVAAYSPRVDRFLAVVEKLIPSGAFSSRALGILLLTEDPAVERYILDKYGAGMLDQLRRLAAETRRESPIAVDIELSNQYQAEAARIAEQVQKVEPPSKSSLILSFGDWCTQLSTGIPIALGILVLLYYFIGAFGATFLVDTIHDELFEPHLIPLLTALIDFIPSALLRDMLMDPDFGVIPTGIFLALGLVMPVIFCFYIAFGALQDSGYLVRLSLLLDRVFRLIGLNGKGVIPLVMGFSCVTMSILTTRVLSTTKEKNIASFLVFLCLPCAPLLAVMMVILAKMPVSASITIYGLIFSQLLLAGWLANKIIPGQRSQLILEIPTMRLPKPWAVMKMASRKTWFFIKEALPVFVLASMFIFLFQRVGGLSALEAALGPVINMVMGLPEQSVQVFIKTMIRRESGVAELEHLSPLFTNLQIVVNLVLMTFLAPCINATIVLFKERGARAGALILATVTVYAIILASLLNHLCRLAGITFT; via the coding sequence ATGACCACCTGCGAACACTGCGACACCTGCCACTCCGACGCCGCCAAGGGGCCCATCCCCCATTACGTGTTCCTCGGCACGATGAAGGTCGGCAAGAGCACCTTGTACGACCGGCTGACGGCTTCCGACTGCGCCGAAGTCGCGATTCCCGGCATCGCGGTCTCCATTCCCCGGGGGCGGCTCAAGGGGCGGGACGGGGTCGCCCTGGACACTCCGGGAATCCATTCCCTGTTCTCCACCAACGAGGATGAACGCGCCTCCCGGGACATCCTGCTGTCCCGGGAAATCCCCGGCGAGGATCTGCGCATCGTTCTGGTGGCCGATGCCAAGAACCTGAGGCGGACCATCGCCATTGCCCTGCAGTTCGCGGAATACGGGCTGCCCATGTTGTTGGTGGTGAACATGGTCGACGAGGCCGCGTCCCGGGGCATTGAAATCGACTATGCAAAGCTTTCGGAAAAACTGGGCGTCCGCGTGATGACCACCATCGCCAGGGAAGGGATCGGGGTTCGCGAACTGGCCCGGGCCCTGGACGACGTTCGTCCGGCAAAGCCTGTCGCGGCCTACTCCCCGCGGGTGGACCGGTTTCTCGCGGTGGTGGAGAAACTCATACCTTCAGGCGCGTTTTCCTCCCGTGCCTTGGGCATTCTTCTGCTCACCGAAGACCCGGCCGTGGAGCGCTACATCCTGGACAAATACGGGGCCGGGATGCTGGACCAGCTCCGCCGGCTCGCCGCGGAGACCCGCCGGGAAAGCCCCATTGCCGTGGATATCGAACTGAGCAACCAGTACCAAGCCGAGGCCGCCAGGATCGCCGAACAGGTCCAGAAGGTCGAGCCGCCTTCCAAGAGTTCATTGATTCTCTCCTTCGGCGACTGGTGCACCCAACTTTCCACGGGCATCCCCATTGCCCTGGGAATTCTCGTGCTCCTGTACTATTTCATCGGTGCCTTCGGGGCCACGTTCCTGGTGGACACGATTCACGACGAACTCTTCGAGCCCCACCTGATCCCGCTGCTCACGGCCCTGATCGACTTCATTCCCAGCGCCCTGCTCCGGGACATGCTCATGGACCCGGACTTCGGCGTCATCCCCACCGGGATTTTTCTGGCCCTGGGGCTGGTCATGCCGGTGATCTTCTGCTTTTACATCGCCTTCGGGGCTCTTCAGGATTCCGGATACCTGGTGCGTCTTTCCCTGCTCCTGGACCGGGTCTTCCGCTTGATCGGCCTGAACGGCAAGGGCGTGATCCCTCTGGTCATGGGCTTTTCCTGCGTGACCATGTCCATCCTGACCACCCGTGTGCTCAGCACGACCAAGGAAAAGAACATCGCCTCGTTCCTGGTCTTCCTCTGCCTGCCCTGCGCTCCGCTCTTGGCGGTGATGATGGTCATCCTGGCCAAGATGCCCGTCTCGGCCTCCATCACGATCTACGGACTGATCTTTTCCCAACTGCTCCTGGCCGGTTGGCTGGCGAATAAGATCATTCCCGGACAGCGCTCACAGTTGATCCTGGAAATCCCGACCATGCGCCTGCCCAAGCCCTGGGCGGTGATGAAAATGGCCTCCAGGAAAACCTGGTTTTTCATCAAGGAGGCCCTGCCGGTCTTTGTCCTGGCCTCGATGTTCATCTTTCTCTTCCAGCGCGTGGGTGGCCTGAGCGCCCTGGAAGCCGCCCTGGGACCGGTGATCAACATGGTCATGGGCCTGCCGGAACAGAGCGTCCAGGTGTTCATCAAGACCATGATCCGCCGCGAAAGCGGCGTGGCCGAACTGGAGCATCTCAGCCCTCTGTTCACGAATCTGCAGATCGTGGTCAATCTCGTGCTGATGACCTTCCTGGCCCCCTGCATCAACGCGACCATCGTGCTCTTCAAGGAGCGCGGCGCACGGGCCGGAGCCTTGATCCTGGCTACGGTCACTGTCTACGCCATCATCCTGGCCAGCCTGCTGAACCACCTCTGCCGCCTGGCCGGGATCACCTTCACATAA